The following coding sequences lie in one Arachis hypogaea cultivar Tifrunner chromosome 4, arahy.Tifrunner.gnm2.J5K5, whole genome shotgun sequence genomic window:
- the LOC112745003 gene encoding uncharacterized protein: protein MKASTSGWCLGPTTASHPGFSRNGCSFLGASSYAASVLVHRNRGISCSFQKDSSVKVLRRILESPGVHQGPACFDALSAKLVQDAGFSFCFTSGFSISAARLGLPDTGLISYGEMVDQGRLISQAVSIPVIGDADNGYGNPMNVKRTLKGYISAGLAGIILEDQVSPKACGHTRGRKVVSREEAVMRIKAAVDARRESGSDIVIVARTDSRQALSMDEALTRARAFGDAGADVLFIDALTSKEEMMAFCQVSPLIPKMSNMLEGGGKTPILTPLELEEIGFKLVAYPLSLIGVSIRAMQDSLAAIRGGRIPPPGSMPSFEEIQDILGFNTYYEEEKRYATSTFSKRDSGSLYSIQRRDQYDTEQTSQSPKDPIVEVITPEVYNKYGGDGSRDPFSGIWSRTLRVKITGRDGFEKLDLRIPAGFLDGLTNIVPALGGVNIKELLDDAAEEIGGKKLLDFNDRMGDRIQVFLE from the exons ATGAAGGCTTCAACTTCAGGTTGGTGCCTTGGCCCTACAACTGCATCGCATCCTGGCTTCTCACGAAATGGATGCTCCTTCCTTGGCGCTTCTTCTTATGCTGCTTCGGTCTTGGTGCACCGCAACAGAGGCATAAGTTGCTCTTTCCAGAAGGACAGCTCCGTCAAAGTGCTCCGGCGAATCCTGGAGAGCCCTGGGGTCCACCAGGGCCCCGCTTGTTTTGATGCTCTGAGTGCCAAGCTCGTTCAAGACGCCGGCTTCTCCTTTTGCTTCACCAGCG GTTTCTCAATATCAGCTGCTAGGTTGGGGTTGCCGGACACTGGCCTCATCTCTTATGGAGAAATGGTGGATCAGGGCCGGCTAATTAGCCAAGCTGTCTCCATTCCTGTGATCGGGGATGCCGATAATGGCTATGGCAATCCCATGAATGTCAAGAGGACTCTCAAGGGATACATTTCAGCTGGTTTAGCAGGAATCATTCTTGAAGATCAG GTATCTCCAAAAGCATGTGGCCACACAAGAGGAAGGAAAGTGGTCTCCAGAGAAGAGGCGGTCATGCGAATTAAAGCAGCCGTCGATGCCAGAAGAGAGAGTGGCTCTGATATTGTCATTGTGGCGCGCACAGACTCTCGCCAAGCACTCTCCATGGATGAAGCACTCACCAGGGCTAGGGCTTTTGGAGATGCTGGCGCCgatgttctttttattgatgCACTCACTTCAAAAGAAGAGATGATGGCTTTTTGTCAAGTTTCTCCCCTCATTCCGAAAATG AGCAATATGCTTGAAGGAGGAGGCAAAACACCAATACTCACTCCTCTGGAACTAGAAGAAATCGGTTTCAAACTTGTTGCTTATCCCCTTTCCTTGATTGGGGTTTCTATACGAGCAATGCAG GATTCACTTGCTGCAATTAGAGGAGGCCGTATTCCTCCTCCTGGAAGCATGCCATCTTTTGAAGAAATTCAGGATATCTTAGGTTTCAACACTTATTATGAAGAAGAGAAGCGTTATGCTACAAGCACATTTTCAAAGAGAG ATAGCGGTAGCCTATACAGTATACAACGGAGAGATCAATATGATACAGAGCAAACAAGTCAGAGTCCCAAAGATCCCATTGTAGAAGTTATAACTCCTGAAGTGTACAATAAATATGGCGGAGATGGTTCAAGGGACCCTTTTTCTGGGATCTGGTCTCGAACTCTAAGAGTCAAAATAACTGGCAGGGATGGATTTGAAAAACTTGATCTCAGGATACCT GCTGGATTTCTGGACGGACTCACAAACATAGTTCCTg CTTTGGGTGGTGTAAACATTAAAGAATTGTTGGACGATGCTGCAGAGGAAATCGGGGGGAAAAAGCTGTTAGATTTTAATGACAGGATGGGTGACAGGATTCAAGTATTTCTGGAGTGA
- the LOC112745002 gene encoding uncharacterized protein isoform X2, with translation MAGLAVSSGSHEPAAKVLRRILESPGVHLGPACFDGLSAKLIEGAGFSYCFTSGFSISAARLGLPDTGLISYGEMLDQGRLLTEAVSIPIIGDADNGYGNPINLKRTVKGFIRAGFAGILLEDQVSPKACGHTRGRKVVSLQEAVIKIKAAVDARAEIGSDIVIVARTDARQAVSLDEALLRTKAFADAGADVLFIDALASVEEMRAFCQVSPHIPKMANMLEGGGKTPILTPQQLEDIGYKIVVYPLSLIGVSIRAMQDALAALKGGRIPPPESMPSFEEIKDIVGFNTYYEEEKRYVTGASSEGDISRDPSSGVRPQTLRVKVADKDGLEKLDLRIPAGSLDGLTTIVPALAGVNIKELVDDVVEGNGGKKLLDFSDSMDERIQVFLE, from the exons ATGGCGGGTTTAGCGGTCAGCAGCGGCAGCCACG AGCCGGCGGCGAAGGTGCTCCGGAGAATCCTGGAGAGCCCGGGGGTGCACCTAGGGCCAGCATGTTTCGATGGTCTGAGTGCGAAGCTGATAGAAGGCGCAGGGTTCTCGTATTGCTTCACGAGCGGATTCTCGATATCGGCTGCGAGGTTGGGGTTGCCAGACACTGGGCTGATCTCTTACGGTGAAATGTTGGATCAAGGCCGCCTCCTTACTGAAGCTGTCTCCATCCCTATCATTGGCGACGCTGACAACGGCTATGGCAATCCCATCAACCTCAAGCGAACCGTCAAGGGCTTCATCCGAGCTGGTTTTGCCGGAATCCTTCTTGAGGATCAGGTCTCTCCCAAAGCATGCGGCCACACACGGGGAAGGAAGGTGGTTTCCCTGCAAGAGGCTGTCATCAAGATTAAAGCCGCCGTCGACGCCAGAGCTGAGATCGGCTCTGATATTGTCATCGTTGCTCGCACTGATGCTCGCCAGGCTGTCTCCCTTGACGAAGCCCTCCTCAGGACTAAGGCTTTTGCAGATGCTGGAGCCGATGTTCTCTTCATTGATGCACTTGCTTCTGTTGAAGAGATGCGAGCTTTTTGTCAGGTTTCTCCTCACATTCCAAAAATG GCCAATATGCTTGAAGGTGGAGGCAAGACACCAATACTCACTCCTCAGCAACTTGAAGACATTGGTTATAAAATTGTTGTTTATCCTCTTTCCTTGATTGGTGTCTCTATTCGAGCAATGCAG GATGCACTCGCTGCCCTTAAAGGAGGCCGCATTCCTCCTCCTGAAAGCATGCCGTCTTTTGAAGAAATCAAGGATATCGTAGGGTTCAACACCTATTATGAAGAAGAGAAGCGTTATGTCACAGGCGCTTCTTCAGAGGGAG ATATTTCAAGGGACCCTTCTTCTGGGGTGCGACCTCAGACGCTGAGAGTTAAAGTAGCTGACAAAGATGGGCTTGAGAAACTTGATCTCAGGATTCCT GCTGGATCTTTGGACGGGCTCACAACTATAGTTCCTG CTTTGGCTGGTGTGAACATCAAAGAACTGGTGGATGATGTAGTTGAGGGAAATGGGGGGAAAAAGCTGTTAGATTTTAGTGACAGTATGGATGAAAGGATCCAGGTATTTCTGGAGTGA
- the LOC112745002 gene encoding uncharacterized protein isoform X1, with product MAGLAVSSGSHVEPAAKVLRRILESPGVHLGPACFDGLSAKLIEGAGFSYCFTSGFSISAARLGLPDTGLISYGEMLDQGRLLTEAVSIPIIGDADNGYGNPINLKRTVKGFIRAGFAGILLEDQVSPKACGHTRGRKVVSLQEAVIKIKAAVDARAEIGSDIVIVARTDARQAVSLDEALLRTKAFADAGADVLFIDALASVEEMRAFCQVSPHIPKMANMLEGGGKTPILTPQQLEDIGYKIVVYPLSLIGVSIRAMQDALAALKGGRIPPPESMPSFEEIKDIVGFNTYYEEEKRYVTGASSEGDISRDPSSGVRPQTLRVKVADKDGLEKLDLRIPAGSLDGLTTIVPALAGVNIKELVDDVVEGNGGKKLLDFSDSMDERIQVFLE from the exons ATGGCGGGTTTAGCGGTCAGCAGCGGCAGCCACG TAGAGCCGGCGGCGAAGGTGCTCCGGAGAATCCTGGAGAGCCCGGGGGTGCACCTAGGGCCAGCATGTTTCGATGGTCTGAGTGCGAAGCTGATAGAAGGCGCAGGGTTCTCGTATTGCTTCACGAGCGGATTCTCGATATCGGCTGCGAGGTTGGGGTTGCCAGACACTGGGCTGATCTCTTACGGTGAAATGTTGGATCAAGGCCGCCTCCTTACTGAAGCTGTCTCCATCCCTATCATTGGCGACGCTGACAACGGCTATGGCAATCCCATCAACCTCAAGCGAACCGTCAAGGGCTTCATCCGAGCTGGTTTTGCCGGAATCCTTCTTGAGGATCAGGTCTCTCCCAAAGCATGCGGCCACACACGGGGAAGGAAGGTGGTTTCCCTGCAAGAGGCTGTCATCAAGATTAAAGCCGCCGTCGACGCCAGAGCTGAGATCGGCTCTGATATTGTCATCGTTGCTCGCACTGATGCTCGCCAGGCTGTCTCCCTTGACGAAGCCCTCCTCAGGACTAAGGCTTTTGCAGATGCTGGAGCCGATGTTCTCTTCATTGATGCACTTGCTTCTGTTGAAGAGATGCGAGCTTTTTGTCAGGTTTCTCCTCACATTCCAAAAATG GCCAATATGCTTGAAGGTGGAGGCAAGACACCAATACTCACTCCTCAGCAACTTGAAGACATTGGTTATAAAATTGTTGTTTATCCTCTTTCCTTGATTGGTGTCTCTATTCGAGCAATGCAG GATGCACTCGCTGCCCTTAAAGGAGGCCGCATTCCTCCTCCTGAAAGCATGCCGTCTTTTGAAGAAATCAAGGATATCGTAGGGTTCAACACCTATTATGAAGAAGAGAAGCGTTATGTCACAGGCGCTTCTTCAGAGGGAG ATATTTCAAGGGACCCTTCTTCTGGGGTGCGACCTCAGACGCTGAGAGTTAAAGTAGCTGACAAAGATGGGCTTGAGAAACTTGATCTCAGGATTCCT GCTGGATCTTTGGACGGGCTCACAACTATAGTTCCTG CTTTGGCTGGTGTGAACATCAAAGAACTGGTGGATGATGTAGTTGAGGGAAATGGGGGGAAAAAGCTGTTAGATTTTAGTGACAGTATGGATGAAAGGATCCAGGTATTTCTGGAGTGA